In Leptospira ellinghausenii, the following proteins share a genomic window:
- a CDS encoding ABC-F family ATP-binding cassette domain-containing protein → MDIVLVSVSKLSKTIGEKKLFSNLDFSISEGEKLAIVGINGSGKSTLLRAILGKEETDSGQIIKNNNLKISILDQNPVFDSNETILDHIYKGENKLVKTIRKYEDICERMGEGEEGLDDEFTNVSQEMDRLSAWDYEQQIKSILRELGVEKLERKMSELSGGMLKKVELAKALIDESNLLILDEPTNHLDVKSILWLEDYLANLDKAILLITHDRYFLDRIVNKILELDRGNYFLYEGNYSIYLERKVEREETLQKQEDKIKQFLKQEVKWLKRQPKARSTKQKARIDRANELQGREKREIQKDLELSVAAKRQGKTILEIHNLKKSIGEKVLINDFTYTFKAKERLGIIGPNGIGKSTLLNLIAGRLTPDSGYLKPGLNTKVGYFDQTSSELPLERNVLEYIKDVAGEMIETESGEKISAAKMLERFLFDGKLQYTPIAKLSGGERRRLFLVQILMTGPNFLILDEPTNDLDIQTLSVLESFLDEFPGTVVIVSHDRYFLDRTAESLLIFRKEGKLDHYIGTFSSFLEEDTLEIENEPSSPKESTIPKTVVTSEEKPKKSKQDQKKIQTLEKEIASLEEKKTKLESNLSTFANDHMELSKITKEIQSIEAEILYKMEEWEKFHTE, encoded by the coding sequence ATGGACATTGTGCTAGTTTCTGTATCTAAACTTTCCAAAACCATCGGCGAAAAAAAACTTTTTTCAAACCTTGACTTCTCCATTAGCGAAGGCGAAAAACTTGCCATTGTCGGAATCAATGGATCTGGTAAGTCCACTCTACTCCGTGCCATCCTAGGAAAGGAAGAAACTGATTCAGGCCAGATCATCAAAAACAATAATCTTAAAATTTCGATTTTAGACCAAAACCCCGTTTTTGATTCCAATGAAACCATCCTTGACCATATCTACAAAGGGGAAAACAAACTCGTAAAAACCATTCGTAAGTATGAAGACATTTGTGAACGAATGGGTGAAGGGGAAGAAGGACTTGATGATGAATTTACAAATGTTTCCCAAGAGATGGACAGGTTATCAGCTTGGGATTACGAACAACAAATCAAATCCATATTACGTGAATTAGGTGTTGAGAAACTAGAGCGTAAGATGTCTGAGTTGTCAGGTGGAATGCTCAAAAAAGTAGAACTTGCCAAGGCTCTCATTGATGAAAGTAATTTACTCATCTTAGATGAACCAACAAACCATTTGGACGTTAAATCCATTTTATGGTTAGAAGATTACCTTGCAAATTTAGACAAAGCCATCTTACTCATCACCCACGATCGTTATTTTTTAGATCGAATTGTGAACAAAATTTTGGAACTCGATCGCGGAAATTATTTTCTATATGAAGGGAATTATTCGATTTACTTAGAAAGAAAAGTAGAACGAGAAGAAACCCTTCAAAAACAAGAAGACAAAATCAAACAATTTTTAAAACAAGAAGTGAAATGGTTAAAACGCCAGCCAAAAGCCCGCAGTACCAAACAAAAGGCAAGGATTGACCGAGCAAACGAATTACAAGGCAGAGAAAAACGGGAAATCCAAAAGGATTTAGAACTGAGTGTCGCTGCTAAACGCCAAGGGAAAACCATATTAGAAATCCATAATCTAAAAAAATCAATTGGTGAAAAAGTTTTAATCAATGATTTTACTTATACTTTCAAAGCAAAAGAAAGACTTGGTATCATTGGACCGAATGGAATCGGAAAATCTACCCTCTTAAATCTTATCGCTGGCCGACTGACACCCGATAGTGGATACTTAAAACCAGGCCTCAATACAAAAGTTGGTTATTTTGACCAAACGAGTTCTGAACTACCTTTGGAACGAAATGTATTGGAATACATCAAAGATGTTGCAGGTGAGATGATCGAAACAGAATCAGGGGAAAAAATTTCTGCAGCAAAGATGTTAGAACGATTCCTCTTTGATGGAAAATTACAATACACTCCGATCGCCAAACTCTCTGGAGGTGAAAGGCGTCGACTTTTTCTTGTTCAAATTTTGATGACGGGTCCAAACTTTCTCATCTTAGATGAACCTACCAATGATCTCGACATCCAAACACTTTCTGTTTTGGAATCATTTTTAGATGAATTTCCAGGCACAGTTGTCATCGTTTCGCATGATCGTTACTTTCTAGATCGCACAGCGGAAAGTTTACTCATCTTTCGCAAAGAAGGAAAACTAGACCATTACATTGGGACCTTCTCTTCCTTTTTGGAAGAAGATACTTTAGAAATTGAAAACGAACCAAGTTCTCCTAAAGAAAGTACAATCCCGAAGACCGTGGTTACAAGCGAAGAAAAACCAAAAAAGTCAAAACAAGACCAAAAGAAAATTCAGACATTAGAGAAAGAAATTGCATCCTTAGAAGAGAAAAAAACCAAATTGGAATCAAATTTGAGTACATTCGCAAATGATCATATGGAATTGAGTAAAATAACCAAAGAAATCCAATCAATCGAAGCGGAAATTCTTTACAAAATGGAGGAATGGGAAAAGTTTCATACCGAATGA
- a CDS encoding cysteine desulfurase, with protein MNTNDPSFLKLKPDSIPNVSSSLFPDEKTLEKMAKEMFGVLQSFGGVNFPSNDLPSQNLPKESLPYLEDLKLTDTGFSYSDFQSFRNINIQQSGGGNLASARRDFPILTETVNGKPLVWLDNAATTQKPTSVIERLSHFYLHENSNIHRAAHTLAARSTDAFEKARSLVQGFIGAGSAEEIIFVRGTTEGINLLSNIISDKHIQAGDEILITHLEHHANIVPWQMVCAKKGAKLRVAPVDDSGQIILSEYERLLNSKTKIVSITQVSNALGTIVPVEEMTKSAHKVGALVIVDGAQSVSHMPVNVQEIDCDFFVFSGHKLFAPTGIGVVYGKKSILDSLPPWQGGGNMIQDVRFDHTTFQEAPFRFEAGTGNIADAIGLGAAIEYLNQFGMNQISAFEHDLLEYGTKELLKVPGLHLIGTANDKAGVLSFIVDGFKTETIGKKLAEEGIAVRAGHHCAQPILRRFGLESTVRPSLAFYNSCEDIDTLVRVLYQLGSTNRIGL; from the coding sequence ATGAATACAAATGATCCGAGTTTTCTAAAACTAAAACCGGACTCAATTCCAAATGTTTCTTCGTCTTTGTTTCCCGATGAAAAAACTTTAGAAAAAATGGCAAAGGAAATGTTTGGAGTATTGCAATCATTTGGTGGAGTTAATTTTCCATCAAACGACTTACCATCGCAAAATTTACCAAAAGAGTCCTTACCTTATTTAGAAGACTTAAAATTGACGGATACAGGTTTTTCTTATTCTGATTTTCAGTCTTTTCGAAATATAAACATACAGCAGTCAGGTGGTGGGAATCTCGCATCGGCAAGACGAGATTTTCCTATTTTGACAGAAACGGTCAATGGGAAACCTTTGGTATGGCTTGACAATGCTGCTACCACGCAAAAACCAACTTCGGTGATAGAAAGGTTATCTCATTTTTATCTGCATGAGAATTCCAATATCCATCGCGCGGCCCATACTTTGGCAGCAAGATCCACAGATGCTTTTGAAAAAGCTAGGTCACTTGTCCAAGGATTTATTGGAGCTGGGAGTGCTGAAGAAATAATATTTGTCAGAGGAACGACGGAAGGAATCAATCTCCTTTCCAATATCATCTCCGACAAACACATCCAAGCTGGTGATGAAATTCTCATCACTCATTTAGAACACCACGCAAACATTGTTCCCTGGCAGATGGTCTGTGCTAAAAAAGGCGCAAAGTTAAGGGTGGCACCAGTCGATGATTCTGGACAAATTATCTTAAGTGAATACGAACGTCTATTAAACTCGAAAACGAAAATTGTCTCCATCACTCAAGTTTCAAATGCTCTTGGAACTATAGTTCCCGTAGAGGAGATGACAAAGTCCGCTCATAAAGTTGGTGCTCTAGTGATTGTGGATGGAGCTCAGTCTGTTTCTCATATGCCTGTAAACGTTCAGGAAATTGATTGTGACTTTTTTGTGTTTAGCGGTCACAAACTTTTTGCACCAACGGGAATCGGTGTTGTGTATGGAAAAAAATCTATTCTTGATAGTTTGCCGCCTTGGCAAGGTGGAGGGAATATGATTCAAGATGTCCGTTTTGATCATACAACATTCCAGGAGGCCCCCTTCCGATTTGAAGCTGGAACCGGTAACATTGCTGATGCGATTGGACTTGGAGCTGCCATCGAATATTTGAATCAATTTGGAATGAATCAAATATCAGCATTTGAGCATGACTTATTGGAGTATGGCACTAAGGAATTATTGAAGGTTCCAGGATTACATTTGATCGGAACAGCAAATGACAAAGCTGGTGTTTTATCATTTATTGTAGATGGCTTTAAAACAGAAACAATTGGTAAAAAACTAGCTGAAGAAGGAATCGCTGTAAGAGCAGGGCATCATTGTGCTCAGCCAATTTTAAGAAGATTCGGATTGGAATCAACAGTGAGACCTTCACTTGCGTTTTACAATTCTTGTGAAGATATCGATACACTAGTAAGAGTATTATACCAATTGGGAAGTACGAATCGAATAGGTCTTTAG
- a CDS encoding family 2A encapsulin nanocompartment shell protein, which yields MAEQTQHALGDLAARQLANTVKTNAQYGAITPRYLVRLLDWKPLEAGVLRVNRVKSNTQVDVLCGQKGEQELPETFVNYEEKPREYTLSLISTILDVQTRVSDLYSSPHEQINEQLRLAIESVKEKQELELINNDDYGLLKNVPSHQRLNTRKGPPTPDDLDDLITKVWKEPSFFLAHPLAIAAFGRECTRRGVPPATVTLFGAQFLTWRGLPLIPTDKLLVNGETNPKSAGGTSNILLLRVGEKKQGVVGLYQSNLPGEQTPGLSVRFMGINRSAIGSYLISLYCSAAILTDDAIAALDNVDVGNYYEYK from the coding sequence ATGGCAGAACAAACCCAACATGCTTTGGGAGACTTAGCCGCTCGCCAATTGGCAAATACGGTAAAAACCAATGCACAATATGGTGCGATCACTCCGCGTTATTTGGTTAGATTACTTGACTGGAAACCACTAGAAGCAGGTGTTCTCCGTGTCAACCGAGTGAAATCCAATACGCAAGTAGATGTATTATGCGGGCAAAAAGGGGAACAAGAACTTCCAGAAACATTTGTTAACTACGAAGAAAAACCAAGAGAATATACTCTTAGTTTAATCTCCACAATACTCGATGTCCAAACAAGAGTCTCAGATTTATACAGTTCACCTCACGAACAAATCAATGAACAACTCCGTTTGGCAATTGAGAGTGTAAAAGAAAAACAAGAACTAGAATTAATTAATAACGATGATTACGGGTTATTAAAAAATGTACCAAGCCACCAAAGATTGAATACAAGAAAAGGCCCTCCTACTCCAGATGATCTAGATGATTTAATCACAAAGGTCTGGAAAGAACCTTCTTTCTTTTTGGCGCATCCACTCGCCATCGCTGCTTTCGGTCGTGAATGTACAAGACGGGGAGTTCCACCGGCTACAGTCACTCTGTTTGGTGCACAATTTCTCACTTGGAGAGGACTGCCACTCATTCCTACGGATAAACTTCTTGTGAATGGCGAAACCAATCCAAAATCCGCGGGAGGAACTTCCAATATCTTACTTCTGAGAGTGGGTGAAAAAAAACAAGGAGTTGTGGGCTTATACCAATCCAACTTACCAGGAGAACAAACTCCAGGACTTTCTGTTCGATTTATGGGGATCAACCGATCTGCCATTGGTTCTTATTTGATTTCTCTGTATTGTTCTGCTGCTATACTCACTGACGATGCCATTGCTGCCCTCGACAATGTCGATGTGGGAAATTATTATGAATACAAATGA
- the epsC gene encoding serine O-acetyltransferase EpsC, with protein sequence MLSNGLDEFYNSILRKQSIPETVVGGKQVANRFLEELFSILFSGYHSERNFTSKEQIIDQLELFRIRWKNLLEPYATYAEREFGRSVVLDDILHNFISKLPSIYQWMWEDAEAAFLGDPAAESIHEVILAYSGFYAGAVHRVANYFFKSSLPIFPKLLSGVAHEATGIDIHPGAEIGRSFFMDHGTGIVIGETTHIADNVKIYQGVTLGALSVNKSLAKQKRHPTIEEGVVIYAGATILGGDTIIGKKSVIGGNAWITQSIPPYSIVYQKSEVRVRSSNEIQGLDFTI encoded by the coding sequence ATGTTATCAAACGGGTTAGATGAATTTTACAATTCAATTTTAAGAAAACAATCAATACCCGAAACAGTTGTTGGTGGCAAACAAGTCGCCAATCGGTTTTTAGAAGAATTGTTTTCCATTTTATTTTCAGGGTACCATTCCGAGAGAAATTTTACTTCTAAAGAGCAAATCATAGATCAGTTAGAACTCTTTCGAATCCGATGGAAAAATTTACTGGAACCTTATGCAACGTATGCTGAGAGAGAATTTGGGCGCTCAGTTGTTTTGGATGATATTTTGCATAATTTTATTTCTAAACTTCCTAGCATCTATCAATGGATGTGGGAGGATGCCGAAGCTGCTTTTTTAGGAGATCCTGCTGCTGAAAGTATTCATGAAGTGATTCTCGCCTATTCAGGGTTTTATGCTGGTGCTGTACATCGTGTGGCAAATTATTTTTTCAAATCATCTTTGCCTATTTTTCCGAAATTACTATCTGGTGTTGCTCATGAAGCCACCGGAATTGACATCCATCCTGGTGCTGAAATTGGTAGATCTTTTTTTATGGATCATGGAACAGGGATTGTGATCGGAGAGACGACCCATATAGCAGACAATGTAAAAATCTACCAAGGTGTTACGCTTGGAGCATTATCGGTAAACAAGTCTTTGGCGAAACAAAAACGCCATCCCACTATCGAAGAGGGAGTTGTGATTTATGCTGGAGCAACGATTCTTGGTGGAGATACTATTATCGGTAAAAAGTCAGTGATTGGTGGAAATGCTTGGATTACCCAAAGCATTCCACCTTACTCAATTGTGTATCAAAAATCGGAAGTAAGGGTTAGAAGTTCCAATGAAATTCAAGGTCTCGATTTTACCATTTGA
- a CDS encoding PP2C family protein-serine/threonine phosphatase, with protein MKTVHTTRILLWTPIILIGYFISAQIGFNIAFLNSQVSPVWPPEGVGLASLLLLGPAALPGIYLGATLANFYNNPHFQTAFIIGIGNTLSSYVNYRIIKRVTEKTDPLYSTKDLIYFLSIGTFPGSFLSAVMGVTSLWYWDFLSSELYFNVFFTWFSGEMLGFLIVAPLLYVWFYPKSKLNLDLSKQLELFLWLIIVYISGSIAFSDEWPLLFVPIPFVIVTSIRFRQFGATLSTVVLSYIAVTLTIEGKGVFARRDASGLSINDSLIFLDAFLFCISGIAYFLVTATRERERAQETSLKSLQVLNELKEKANEELELKVLERTAVIEEQRIEIEKQLDMAKRIQESLFPQKEILPNGVEIEFKNIPMMKVGGDLYDIVWRPDKQELGVFICDVSGHGIPAALLSALVKTSLEKWKEDPSDLKENLESIRNQIIPNLREHFVTASLLHLHTDTGVLTFARAGHFPLFIIRKSGALVSLKPMGRIITPIFDILAEEEKFQLERGDLIVMLTDGLTEAREPDTLQMFGEDKLLRLVTDLRSKPLLTIRDEVFQSVIQLSGGIRAIQDDLTLGLIRYTGINEEMTKF; from the coding sequence ATGAAAACGGTCCATACGACAAGAATTCTGCTTTGGACTCCCATCATCCTGATTGGATATTTCATTTCAGCACAAATTGGATTTAATATTGCCTTTCTCAATAGCCAAGTTTCTCCCGTTTGGCCACCAGAAGGAGTTGGACTCGCTTCCCTTTTACTCTTAGGTCCTGCTGCTCTGCCTGGAATATACTTAGGTGCCACCCTTGCTAACTTCTATAATAACCCGCATTTCCAAACGGCGTTTATTATAGGAATTGGAAACACACTCAGTAGTTATGTCAATTACCGTATCATCAAACGAGTGACGGAAAAAACAGATCCACTTTATTCCACAAAAGACTTAATTTATTTCCTAAGCATTGGAACATTTCCTGGATCCTTTCTGAGTGCTGTAATGGGTGTTACCAGTTTATGGTATTGGGATTTTTTATCTTCTGAATTGTACTTCAATGTTTTCTTCACTTGGTTTTCTGGTGAGATGTTGGGATTTCTCATTGTTGCTCCATTACTCTATGTTTGGTTTTATCCCAAATCAAAATTAAACTTAGACCTTTCCAAACAATTAGAACTTTTTTTATGGCTCATCATTGTATATATCTCTGGTTCGATTGCTTTCAGTGATGAATGGCCCCTTTTGTTTGTACCAATACCATTTGTGATTGTGACAAGCATTCGGTTTCGCCAATTTGGTGCGACACTTTCAACCGTAGTTCTTTCTTATATAGCTGTCACACTCACCATAGAAGGGAAAGGAGTATTCGCAAGAAGAGATGCCAGTGGACTTTCCATCAATGATTCACTGATTTTTCTTGATGCATTTTTATTTTGTATCAGTGGGATAGCCTACTTTCTTGTGACAGCCACAAGAGAAAGGGAACGTGCCCAAGAAACTTCATTAAAATCCTTACAAGTATTAAATGAACTGAAAGAAAAAGCCAATGAAGAATTGGAACTTAAGGTGTTGGAACGGACTGCTGTCATTGAAGAACAAAGAATCGAAATTGAAAAACAATTAGATATGGCAAAAAGGATCCAGGAATCTCTTTTCCCTCAAAAAGAAATTTTACCGAATGGAGTCGAAATTGAATTCAAAAATATTCCCATGATGAAAGTGGGGGGAGATTTGTATGACATCGTATGGAGACCCGACAAACAAGAACTAGGTGTTTTTATCTGTGATGTATCTGGTCATGGAATCCCTGCTGCTCTACTCAGTGCACTCGTGAAAACATCACTAGAAAAATGGAAGGAAGACCCAAGTGACTTAAAAGAAAACCTGGAATCCATCCGAAACCAAATCATACCAAATTTACGTGAACATTTTGTCACAGCTAGTTTACTTCATTTGCATACAGACACAGGTGTTTTGACCTTTGCCCGAGCTGGTCATTTTCCTCTTTTTATCATCCGGAAATCGGGAGCCCTTGTTAGTTTAAAACCAATGGGAAGGATCATCACACCTATATTTGACATCCTTGCGGAAGAAGAAAAATTTCAATTAGAAAGAGGTGATTTGATTGTGATGTTAACAGATGGACTCACAGAAGCAAGAGAACCAGACACATTGCAGATGTTTGGTGAGGATAAACTTCTCCGACTCGTTACAGACCTGAGAAGTAAACCATTACTTACGATTCGTGACGAAGTATTCCAGTCCGTCATTCAACTCTCTGGTGGAATACGTGCCATCCAAGATGATTTAACCCTCGGACTCATTCGTTATACAGGAATTAACGAAGAGATGACCAAATTTTAA
- a CDS encoding PAS domain-containing hybrid sensor histidine kinase/response regulator, translating into MAESFDYQTIVESFEEFILIMDGNLEIQFSQTSPNLYLPKDSIAVGKHLKELPIIPRDGLILSNLCQETLSRRIPFQFFTSLLGNQYRILGRFLETKSGPCVILRGEPNFNIEGVILDSGPYVIFRYKFDSEFLITYVSPNVSLNLGYQTGDFKKGNLKIQDLVHPDDLKQIEIEEKEYIKSKQRTYQREFRFKKPDGTYIYLSEYSVVSYYDSYPTEKISYVSDISERKEKELEIKNQRDELNRIRLLFEETNAAASVGAWEVDLIHNTIFWAKETKRIHEVSEDFLPSLENAFQFYPIESEQIILRNAFADAMQNGTSYELILQIRTNTGKLKWVRTIGHGVFENGKCIRVYGSFQDITNSVNLDKQKEEALSKLETILDATTHVTIIGTDVNGTITHFNKGAEYHLQYSAEEMIGKNTPSILHKEEEVLFRAESLSREFGVPISGFETFVHKARLGAFDSLEWTYIRKDGTEFPVQLVITASKNPKGEITGFLGIGFDISAQKATEEALRESERRWQFALEGSGDGIWDWNAETDQVYFSNQWKAMLGFSESEIGTDITEWEKRVHPEDLNHCLEALEKHYRGETSVYMSEHRMLCKDGTYKWILDRGKVIERTEDGKPLRVIGTHTDITHRKILEQDLIIAREKAEKASIAKSNFLANMSHEIRTPLNGVIGFADLLMRTDLNQVQRKYMETVHLSALSLLDLINDILDFSKIESGKMELYKERVNIFDLLHQIAEIVKHKAYEKGLELILNISPKVPRNVFVDSLRLRQILLNLIGNALKFTLKGEIQIKLTANPVNQNEYEFLFEVIDTGIGISKENQNKIFEVFAQADSSTTRQFGGTGLGLSISSKLLQLFGSKIELESEVNKGSRFYFKFITIADNERNIEPNLESIKRVMVVDDNETNLSVIREMLAYKNIETITFNSPKLALKHFQEGNDYDIVISDYNMPEMNGLDFISLLKSHALTSKSKLPNFTIHSSSNEESLYEKGKEIGVGVILLKPIQTNILYESLYDLISGRHSKKDPNQKETFKPIITNEKTKVMIVEDNPVNMMLTKTIVLKILQSAIIIEATNGLEAVEHFKKTEPDLILMDIQMPEMNGYDATREIRKLQVGQNVPIIALTAGTLSDEENRCLESGMNDYISKPVVLNTIAEKMKRWLLK; encoded by the coding sequence ATGGCAGAAAGTTTCGATTACCAAACGATTGTGGAAAGTTTTGAAGAATTCATCCTCATCATGGATGGAAATTTAGAAATCCAATTCTCCCAAACATCTCCCAATCTTTACCTCCCAAAAGATTCCATTGCCGTTGGAAAACACCTAAAGGAACTCCCCATTATCCCAAGGGATGGGCTTATTTTATCCAATTTGTGCCAAGAAACTTTGAGCCGAAGGATTCCTTTCCAGTTTTTTACCTCACTGCTAGGCAACCAATACCGGATCTTAGGAAGGTTTCTCGAAACCAAATCTGGGCCTTGTGTCATTTTGCGTGGAGAACCAAATTTTAATATCGAAGGTGTAATTTTAGATAGTGGACCCTATGTCATTTTTCGATATAAATTTGATTCTGAATTTTTGATCACCTATGTATCACCCAATGTTTCACTTAACTTAGGTTACCAAACGGGAGATTTTAAAAAAGGAAATTTAAAAATCCAAGATTTGGTACATCCTGATGACTTAAAACAAATCGAAATCGAAGAAAAGGAATACATCAAAAGTAAACAAAGAACTTACCAAAGGGAATTTCGTTTCAAAAAACCTGATGGAACCTATATCTATTTATCCGAATATAGTGTTGTTAGTTATTACGACTCTTACCCTACAGAGAAAATTTCTTATGTTTCTGACATCAGCGAACGAAAAGAAAAAGAATTAGAAATCAAAAACCAGAGAGACGAATTAAATCGTATACGTTTATTATTCGAAGAAACAAATGCAGCAGCCAGCGTAGGTGCTTGGGAAGTTGATTTAATTCATAATACCATTTTTTGGGCAAAAGAAACAAAACGGATACACGAAGTATCTGAGGACTTTTTGCCTAGTTTAGAAAATGCATTCCAATTTTACCCTATCGAGTCAGAACAAATTATCTTAAGGAATGCCTTTGCAGATGCCATGCAAAATGGAACATCTTATGAACTTATCTTACAAATCAGAACCAACACGGGAAAACTCAAATGGGTAAGAACCATTGGCCATGGAGTTTTTGAAAATGGGAAATGCATTCGTGTGTATGGAAGTTTCCAAGACATCACAAATAGTGTAAACTTAGACAAACAAAAAGAAGAAGCATTGTCTAAATTGGAAACAATTTTGGATGCAACCACACATGTGACAATTATTGGTACCGATGTGAATGGAACCATAACCCATTTCAACAAAGGTGCCGAATACCATTTGCAATATTCCGCTGAAGAAATGATCGGAAAAAATACTCCTTCCATCTTACACAAAGAAGAGGAGGTATTATTTCGTGCAGAATCCCTTTCGCGAGAGTTTGGTGTTCCCATTTCTGGTTTTGAAACATTTGTCCACAAAGCACGATTAGGTGCCTTTGATTCACTTGAATGGACCTATATACGTAAAGATGGCACCGAATTCCCTGTCCAATTGGTGATCACTGCAAGTAAAAACCCAAAAGGAGAAATCACGGGTTTTTTAGGAATTGGATTCGATATTTCAGCACAAAAAGCCACCGAAGAAGCGTTACGCGAAAGTGAAAGGAGATGGCAGTTTGCTCTAGAAGGTTCTGGAGATGGAATTTGGGATTGGAATGCTGAAACTGACCAAGTTTATTTTTCTAACCAATGGAAAGCCATGTTAGGTTTTTCAGAATCAGAAATTGGAACTGATATTACGGAATGGGAAAAACGAGTTCACCCAGAAGACCTAAACCATTGTTTGGAAGCACTGGAGAAACACTACCGAGGTGAAACCAGTGTGTATATGAGTGAACATCGAATGTTATGCAAGGATGGAACTTATAAATGGATCCTTGACAGAGGGAAAGTCATTGAACGTACAGAAGATGGTAAACCCTTACGTGTGATTGGAACCCATACAGACATCACCCATAGAAAGATATTAGAACAAGATTTGATCATTGCACGAGAAAAAGCAGAAAAAGCTTCTATTGCCAAATCCAATTTTTTGGCAAACATGAGCCATGAAATTCGTACACCACTCAATGGAGTCATTGGTTTTGCAGACTTACTGATGCGAACCGACTTAAACCAAGTCCAAAGAAAGTATATGGAAACAGTGCATTTATCTGCACTTTCACTTCTTGATTTGATCAACGACATCCTTGATTTTTCCAAAATAGAATCAGGTAAAATGGAACTCTATAAAGAAAGAGTGAATATTTTTGATCTACTACACCAAATTGCTGAAATCGTTAAACACAAAGCATACGAAAAAGGTTTAGAACTCATTTTAAATATATCTCCAAAAGTTCCAAGGAATGTGTTTGTTGATTCACTACGACTACGGCAAATCCTTTTGAATTTGATTGGCAATGCCCTTAAGTTCACTCTCAAAGGGGAAATCCAAATCAAATTAACAGCAAACCCAGTGAATCAAAACGAGTATGAATTTTTATTTGAAGTCATTGATACAGGAATTGGGATTAGTAAAGAGAATCAAAACAAAATTTTTGAAGTATTTGCACAGGCTGATAGTTCCACTACTCGGCAGTTTGGTGGAACAGGACTTGGCCTCTCTATCTCTTCCAAATTATTGCAATTATTCGGAAGTAAAATCGAATTAGAATCCGAAGTGAACAAAGGTTCTCGATTTTATTTTAAATTCATAACAATTGCTGATAACGAAAGGAATATTGAACCAAACCTGGAATCAATCAAAAGAGTTATGGTTGTTGATGATAACGAAACCAATCTTTCTGTGATCAGGGAAATGTTGGCTTATAAAAATATTGAAACAATCACATTCAATTCTCCCAAATTAGCACTCAAACATTTCCAAGAAGGGAATGATTACGACATTGTCATTTCTGATTACAATATGCCAGAGATGAATGGATTGGATTTCATTTCTTTACTCAAATCACATGCACTCACATCAAAGTCAAAATTGCCCAATTTTACAATTCATTCCTCTTCCAATGAAGAATCCTTGTATGAAAAGGGTAAAGAAATTGGAGTTGGTGTCATTTTATTAAAACCGATCCAAACCAATATATTATATGAAAGTTTATACGACTTAATTTCAGGAAGGCATTCTAAAAAAGACCCGAATCAAAAAGAAACATTCAAACCAATTATTACCAATGAAAAAACAAAGGTGATGATCGTAGAAGACAATCCAGTGAATATGATGTTAACAAAAACAATCGTATTAAAAATTTTACAATCTGCCATTATCATAGAAGCAACAAATGGTTTGGAAGCGGTGGAACATTTTAAAAAAACAGAACCTGATCTTATCCTCATGGACATCCAAATGCCGGAAATGAATGGTTATGACGCCACAAGGGAAATTAGAAAACTACAGGTTGGCCAAAATGTTCCCATTATTGCACTGACCGCAGGCACTCTGTCAGATGAAGAAAACCGATGTTTGGAAAGCGGAATGAATGATTATATATCCAAACCTGTTGTTTTGAATACCATTGCAGAAAAAATGAAACGCTGGCTTTTGAAATGA